One uncultured Carboxylicivirga sp. genomic window, TTGGTTAATATTTTAAAAACAGTGACGATCTTACCTCTTTTAACGATCTAAAAATCACCGCTATCGACTTTTTTACAAAAAAATTCTGTTTCTTGTATACGTGAACCCGTGCGGCTGTTTGTCTTAGTAATGAAAGATTAACAATAGCCTAAACTGAAATTAATTTAAATGAAATCCCATTAATTTAGTTTTGTAATGATCTAGTATTAACTGTTTAAAGTGTTGTAGCCATGATGACCTTAACCAATTTATCTGAAAAGATAGAGTTAGATGATGTTTTTGATAGTGGTATAATTTCAATAATGACCAAGTCATCAGTTTCTCCTGAAAATTTTTATTTGACAGGATATGAAACCATCAGCTTTAAACGAACACGTGAATTTGCACTTGAAACAGTTTTAGCATCTGTTGTTCCCTTTGAAAAGGATCTTTTAATCATCAGTAATAACATTGATGATCTTCGACTTAAACGACTTTGTTCTTATCACGGTATTAGCAGTTTGATCATTAAAAAACCAGTAACTCTTGCTGATTGGGAAGAATTCGGTTTAACCGTAGCAAATTACCGTCGTTACTCACATATACTGGTATCATGTGATGTAAACGATGAATCTGACATGAATCAGTTGAAGAAAATCTCAACTCTTATTGACAATATGAAGATTGGTTTGATTGTTCATTGTAGAAGAAAGCCAATGGAGTTAATTGAGGTGAGCAACCTGAATGTGGATTATATGATCTGCAATGGAACCAATTCTGATATCAGTTCCGTTGTGCTGGCACGCCGAAGCAGATTAGTACAAACTGAAGGTACAAGCCGCGATTCAAAGATGGACCTGTATAACTACTGGCAAAGTACCCTGTACGGAAGAAATTCCTACATTGAACCAATGGCAATTTAACCAAGCTATTAGTATATTACTTACAACCCAATAATCGTTGAAATATAATTGTTCGGCGAATGTTGGGTTAACTTTTTCTTAACCTTCCGAACTAATTACGAATTACTTAGCAGCATTTTAACGATAAGTTTTCTTTGCACATCTATACTTGCAGTGTATTATTAAACAACTAGATGAGTAAAGAAAAAACACTTTTAAAAAGGGATCTTGATGCCTTGGTTATATCGGATACACACTTGGGGACATTCGGTTGTAAGGCAAAAGAACTGGTAAGTTATCTTAAAACAGTCAATCCAAAAACCATTGTTTTAAATGGTGACATTATCGATGTTTGGCAGTTTTCAACTAATTATTTTCCAAAATCACATACTAAGGTCATTCGTCAATTGATGAAAATGATGGAAAGTGGTAGCGAGATCGTATACCTGGCTGGTAATCATGATGAGAATCTTAGACGATTTGTAGGATTATCGGTTGGTAATTTCAAGATTGCCAATAAACTTGTATTGGAACTCAACGGTAAGAAATCATGGATATTTCATGGTGATGTTTTTGATGTGGTGATGCATCACTCTAAATGGCTTGCTAAACTTGGTGCTAAAGCATATGGAATGCTTACCGTTACCAATAAAATGGTAAACGGGTTACTATCAGTTTTTGGTAAGCGACGAATCTCATTATCGCGTGACGTTAAGAAGGCTTTTAAAGGAAAAAATAAGAACGAACTGACCACCCGATTTGAGACTACCGTTGCTGAATTAGCCATTAACAAGGGTTACGACTATGTAATATGTGGGCATATTCACTGGCCTGAAAAAAAGATGATTTCCAATCATGAGGGTGAGGTCGTTTACCTGAATAGTGGTGACTGGGTTGAAAATATGACTGCACTTGAATTCTACAATGACGATTGGCATCTGGTTTATTTTGCAGAGCAGCAATCATTACAAAATCAGGAAAGTTTTCTTACCGCTGATGATATCATATTACCTGATGAGAAAGTGCTGTTCAGGGCCATGTTAAATGATGTATTAAGCAGCTAGTATCACTACCTACCAAACTTCTTTAACTTATGAAAATACTATACGCAATACAAGGCACTGGAAATGGGCACATGGCCCGTGCATTTGAAGTG contains:
- a CDS encoding UDP-2,3-diacylglucosamine diphosphatase, encoding MSKEKTLLKRDLDALVISDTHLGTFGCKAKELVSYLKTVNPKTIVLNGDIIDVWQFSTNYFPKSHTKVIRQLMKMMESGSEIVYLAGNHDENLRRFVGLSVGNFKIANKLVLELNGKKSWIFHGDVFDVVMHHSKWLAKLGAKAYGMLTVTNKMVNGLLSVFGKRRISLSRDVKKAFKGKNKNELTTRFETTVAELAINKGYDYVICGHIHWPEKKMISNHEGEVVYLNSGDWVENMTALEFYNDDWHLVYFAEQQSLQNQESFLTADDIILPDEKVLFRAMLNDVLSS